CGGGCTGGATGCCCGCGCCCAAGCGTTGTTGGCCGACGCGGGCGCCTTGCGCGCCCTGGCCGGCAACCGGCACCAGGCGCGCTGGGACGTGGCCGGCGTACACCAACAACTGGGGCTGTTTGCCGGGTTGCCCGGCTGCGATGAAACGCGGGTGGACTTGCCCGCGCCCACGCTGGGCGAAGACCTGCGCGCCGATTACGCCACCCTCGGCACCACCCTTGGGCCGCACCCGCTGGCGTTGCTGCGCGATGAGTTGCGCAAGCGTCGGTGCCGCAGTTCCCGCGAGCTTATGGCGGTGGAGCATGGGCGTAACGTCAGCGTGGTGGGCCTGGTCACCGGTCGGCAACGCCCAGGCACCGCCAGCGGCGTGACTTTTGTGACGCTGGAGGACGAATTCGGCAACCTCAATGTGGTGGTCTGGCGCGACCTGGCCGAACGTCAGCGCCAGGCCCTGGTCGGCTCGCGGCTGCTCAAAGTGGACGGGCGGTGGGAGGCGGTGGGCGAGGTGCGGCACTTGATCGCCGGGCGTTTGACCGACCTCAGCGTATTGCTGGAAGGCATCGATGTGCGCAGCCGGGATTTTCACTGAAGCCTGGGGACAGCGTGGTGGTTACTGCCAAATTTATACCAAATGAAACCATCTGCTCGGTGTAAGCTCCAAAAATGGCGACTGTCCTGTCTTTGCCCAGAGCTTAACAATGCAATTCTTATCCAATTCCCATGGCTGTGAAGGTTGGGCCGGTGAAATGGCTCAGCGTATACGCGGCTTTGACTGGTCAAAAACCGACCTCGGGCCCATCGACCAGTGGTCCACCAGCCTGGCCTGTACCGTGCAAATGATGCTTGCCTCACCGGTGCCGATGGTGATGCTGTGGGGGCGCCTGGGCCACATGATCTACAACGACAGCTACTCGGCGTTTGCCGGTGGTCGCCACCCGTACCTGCTGGGTACGCCGGTGGAGCTGGGTTGGCCGGAAGTGGCCGACTTCAACCGGCATGTGGTGGACACCTGCCTGGCCGGAGGCACGTTGTCGTTCAACAACAAGGACTTGGTGCTGCTGCGCAACGGACAACCGGAAACCGTATGGCTGGACCTGTATTACAGCCCCGTCGCCGGCGATGACCAGCAACCGGCCGGCGTCCTGGCGATTGTGGTCGAGACCACCGAGTTGGTGAAGTCCGAACAGGTGCGTCAGGAACTCACCCATAATCTCGAACAGCGCGTGGCCGCTGAAGTGCAGGCGCGCTCCACCGCCGAGGAGCAGTTGCGCCAGTCGCAAAAACTCGAAGCCATCGGCGGCCTTACCGGCGGCGTGGCCCACGACTTCAATAACCTGCTGCAAGTGATCGCCGGCAACCTGCATTTGCTGGCCCGCCATGAACCGGACAACCCCCAGGTGCAGCGGCGTGTGAGCGCGGCCATTGCAGCGGTGGAGCGGGGCGCCAAGCTGTCGACACAACTGCTGGCCTTTGCCCGTCGCCAGCCATTGTCTCCGGCGGTGTACAACCCGTTGCGCATTTACGAAAACCTCGGCGAACTGCTGCAGCGCGCACTGGGTGAAACCATCCGCATTGATGTGCAACTGCCGCGTGATCCGTGGCGCATTCATGTCGACCGCAACCAACTGGAAAACGCCTTGCTCAACCTGGCGATCAATGCGCGGGATGCCATGAAGGGCGAGGGCGTGATTCGCATCAGCGGTGAAAACATCATCCTCAACCCCGATGATTGCATCGGCAAAAGCATCAGCCCCGGCGAATACGTACGCCTGGCGGTGAGCGACACCGGTGTGGGCATGTCACCGGCGATCCAGGCCAAGGTGTTCGAACCGTTCTTCACCACCAAGCGCGACGGCCACGGCACCGGCCTGGGCTTGAGCATGGTGTTCGGCTTTGTGCGCCAAAGCGGCGGGCACGTGGATGTGTGCAGCGCAGAAGGCAAGGGCACCTTGGTGCAGTTGTATTTCCCGCGCAACCTGGGCGAGGAACGCCCGGAAACATCGGCCGAACCCTTGGCGCCCGAGGGCGGCCAGGAAACGATCCTGGTGGTCGAAGACAATGAAGGCGTGCGCCTGACCGTCGTGGAAGTGCTCGAACAATCGGGCTACACCGTGCTCACCGCCGAAGACGGCGACCAGGCCATGCTCAAGCTCAAAGACGGCCTGCAACCGGACCTGATTTTTACCGACGTGGTAATGCCGGGCCGCGTCAAAAGCACCGACCTCGCGCAGTGGGCCCGCGGGCAAACGCCTCCCGTGCCGGTGCTGTTCACCTCCGGCCACACCCGCGACATCCTCTCCAGCAACCACCTGCTGAGCCGCGACATTCATCTGCTGAGCAAGCCCTACAGCCCCGAAGCCCTGACGTTACGCGTGCGCCGCGTGCTTACCGCAAGACAAGGTTGACCATGACTTCACCGCGCAACATCCCTTCGATCACCGCCCAACGCCCAGGCTTCGTGCGGGTGCGGGGTGCCCGCGAACACAACCTGCGCAATGTCGATGTGGACATTCCCCGGGACGCCTTGGTGGTGTTCACCGGCGTGTCGGGCTCGGGCAAATCGTCCCTGGCGTTTTCCACGGTGTATGCCGAGGCTCAGCGGCGCTATTTCGAGTCGGTGGCGCCCTATGCGCGGCGCCTGATCGACCAGGTGGGCGTGCCCGACGTGGACAGCATCGAGGGCCTGCCGCCCGCCGTGGCCCTGCAACAACAGCGCGGTACGCCAAGCGCGCGCAGCTCGGTGGGCAGCGTCACCACCTTGTCCAGCCTGATCCGCATGCTGTACTCCCGCGCCGGCAGTTACCCGCCAGGGCAGGCGATGCTCTATGCCGAGGACTTTTCGCCGAACCTGCCTCAGGGCGCGTGCCCGCAATGCCATGGCTTGGGCCGCGTGTATGAAGTGACCGAAGCGCTGATGGTGCCGGATCCATCGCTGACCATCCGCCAGCGCGCGGTAGCTTCCTGGCCCCTGGCCTGGCAGGGCCAGAACCTGCGCGACATACTCGTAACCCTGGGTTACGACGTGGATACCCCTTGGCGTGACCTGCCGAAAAAACACCGCGACTGGATCCTCTTCACCGAAGAAACCCCCACGGTACCGGTGTATGCCGGCTTCACCCCGCAGCAAACCCGCGACGCGCTCAAGCGCAAGCTGGAGCCGAGCTACCAGGGCACCTTCAGCGGCGCGCGGCGCTATATCCTGCACACGTTCACCCATACCCAGAGCGCGCTGATGAAAAAGCGCGTCGCGCAGTTCATGCAGGGCAGCGCCTGCCCGTTGTGCGAGGGCAAGCGCCTGACCCGGGCGGCACTCTCGGTGAAGTTCGCCGGGGTGGACATTGGCGAGTTGTCGCAGCTGTCGCTGGCGCAGTTGGCCGAGTTGCTGCGGCCGGTGGCGGCGGGGCAGGACACGATGAAACTGTCCGTGGAAAAGCGCCTGGCCGCGCAGCGTATCGCCCAGGATTTGCTGGAGCGCGTCAGCACCTTGACCGAGCTGGGTTTGGGGTATCTGAGCCTGGAACGCAGCACGCCGACGTTGTCGTCCGGCGAGTTGCAACGCCTGCGCCTGGCCACGCAATTGGGCTCGCAATTGTTTGGCGTGATCTATGTGCTGGATGAACCGTCGGCAGGGCTGCACCCGGCGGATGGCGAGGCGCTGTTCACCGCGCTTGAGCGTTTGAAAGCCGCCGGCAACTCGCTGTTTGTGGTGGAGCACGACCTGGAAACCATGCGCCGCGCCGACTGGCTGATCGATGTCGGCCCGGCCGCCGGCGAGCAGGGCGGGCAAGTGCTGTACAGCGGCCCGCCCGCCGGCTTGGTGGATGTGCAGGCATCGCAGACCCGTGACTATCTGTTTGCCGAACCGCGCCCGTCGAATCAGGCGCGCCGTGAACCCCGTCACCTGTTGAAACTGGCGGGTGTGACGCGTAACAACCTCCATGATCTGAGCGTGGAATTCCCGCTGGGTTGCTTCACCGCAGTGACCGGCATTTCCGGCTCGGGCAAGTCCAGTCTGGTCAGCCAGGCCCTGCTGGAACTGGTGGGCGCAGGCCTTGGGCGCGTGGTCGACAATGACGAAGAACAGAGCCTGGAAGATGACGCGCCGCAACCCCTCGGTGGCCGCATCAGCAGCGGGCTGGAACATATCCGCCGCCTGGTGCAGGTAGACCAGAAACCCATTGGCCGCACGCCGCGCTCGAACCTTGCGACCTACACCGGGCTGTTCGATAACGTGCGCAAACTGTTCGCCGCCACGCCCGCCGCGAAGAAGCACCAATACGATGCCGGCCAGTTCTCTTTCAACGTCGCCAAGGGCCGTTGCCCCAACTGTGAGGGCGAAGGGTTTGTCAGCGTCGAGTTGTTGTTCATGCCCAGCGTGTACGCGCCGTGCCCGACCTGCCATGGGGCGCGCTACAACCCCGAGACACTGGCGATCAAATGGCAGGGCTTGAGCATCGCCCAGGTGCTGGGCCTGACCGTTGAGCAGGCCGTCGAGGTGTTTGCCGAGCAGCCGGGTGTGTTGCGTTCGTTGCAGGTATTGCGCGATATCGGCCTGGGTTATCTGCGGCTTGGCCAACCGGCTACCGAACTGTCCGGCGGCGAGGCGCAACGCATCAAGTTGGCCACCGAACTGCAACGCAACGCCCGGGGCGCGACCTTGTATGTGCTGGATGAGCCGACCACGGGGCTTCATCCACGGGATGTGGATCGCCTGCTCAGCCAGCTCAACCATCTGGTGGATGCGGGGCACACGGTGGTGGTGGTCGAGCATGAAATGCGCGTGGTCGCGCAGAGTGACTGGGTGATCGATATCGGGCCGGGAGCAGGGGATCTGGGGGGCAAGGTGGTTGCCAGTGGCACGCCACAGAAAGTCGCCAGGAGCAAAAAGAGTCGCACCGCGCCATTCCTGGCACGGGCACTCACCTAAGCGCAAAAAAGCTTCAAATGTGGGAGGGGCTTGCTCCCGATAGCGGTGGGTCAGAAGAAATTTACATGACTGATTCACCGCTATCGGGCAAGCCCCCTCCCACATGTGGTTTAGTGTTGATTCAGTTGGATCTGCGCTTTGGCTTGCTTCACCACATGCTCCACCGTAAAGCCGAATTTCTCCTGCAGCTTGGCCAGCGGCGCCGACGCGCCAAAGCTGTTCATCACCACCTTGGCGCCGGTTTGTCCGACATAACGGTCCCATCCCAACGGCCCTGCCTGTTCGACCACTACCCGTGCCTTTACCGCCGGTGGCAACACGCTGTCGCGGTAAGCCTGGTCCTGTTCTTCGAACAATTCCCAGCTGGGCATCGACACCAATTGCGCGGCGACCCCTTCGTTGGTGAGCTGTTCATAGGCCGCCACGGCCAGGCTGACTTCGCTGCCGGTACCGATCAGGACCACTTCGGGCTTGTTCGCCCCGGCCAACACATAAGCGCCCTTGGCTGCGCCAGTCGCTGCCGCATACTTCGTGCGGTCCAGGGTCGGCAGCGGTTGGCGTGACAGCACCACGCAGCTCGGCCGATGGGTTTGCGCCAGGGCGACTCTCCACAGCTCCAGGGTTTCATTTGCATCGCCAGGGCGCAGGGTCAGCAGCCCCGGCGTGGCGCGCAATTGCGTCAGGTGTTCGATGGGCTGGTGGGTCGGCCCGTCCTCGCCCACGCCGATGGAGTCGTGGGTGAACACAAACACCACCGGCAACTCCATGATCGCCGCCAGGCGGATCGGCGGTTTCATATAGTCGCTGAATACCAGGAACGTCGAGGTGTACGGGCGCAGGTAGGACAGCGCCATGCCATTGGCAATCGCGCCCATGGCGTGTTCGCGAATGCCGAAATGCAGGTTACGCCCGCGGTAGTCGTCGGCGCTGAAACGCCCGGCGCCGTCGAAGGTGAGGTGGGTCTTGGTCGACGGCGACAAATCAGCCGAGCCACCGATCAGCCAGGGGATTTGCCGGGCGAAGGCATTCAACACCTCACCGCCTGCCGCACGACTGGCGACGCCTTTGGCATCCGCCGCATAACCCGGCAGATCTGCCTGCCACTGCGCGGGCATTTCGCCGGCGCGCATGCGCCGCAGTTCGTCGGCTAACTGCGGGTCAAGAGCGGCCAGGGTCCGGTTCCATTGCTGGTACAGCGGCTCGGCGCGCGCCTGCAGCGCGTCGCGTAATACCGTGCGTGCCTCATCGGGCACCAGGAAGCTCGAATCCTGCGGCCAGCCATACGCCGCCTTGGTCAGGCGAATTTCTTCATCGCCCAGCGGTTCGCCATGGGCGGCAGCGGTGTTGTGCTTGTGGGGCGAGCCGTAGCCGATCACGCTGTCGACCACGATCAGCGTCGGTGCGCCGGTGTTGGCCTGGAAGGTCTCCAGGGCTTCGCTCAATGCCTGCAAGTCATTGGCGTCGGCGACGTGCAAGGTGTGCCAGCCATACGCCTGGAAGCGCTTGATCACGTCCTCGCTGAACGCCAACTCGGTGTGGCCTTCGATGCTGATGGTGTTGTTGTCGTAGATCCAGCACAGGTTATCCAGCTTCAAATGCCCGGCCATCGATGCCGCTTCGCTGCTGATGCCTTCCATCATGTCGCCGTCGCCGCACAGGGTGTAGACGTTGTAGTCAAACAACACCTGGCCGTCGCGGTTGAAGCGCTCGGCCAGCCAACGCTCGGCCATGGCCATGCCCACGCTGTTGGCGCAGCCTTGGCCCAACGGCCCGGTAGTGGTCTCGACGCCGGTGGTCATGCGGTATTCCGGATGCCCTGGGGTTTTTGAGTCGGCTTGGCGAAACTGCTTGATATCGTCCAGGCTGATCGCCGGTTGCCCGGTGCGTTGGCCCTGGGCATCGATCTCCACCACACCGGCAAGATGCAACAGCGAATACAGCAGCATCGACGCATGCCCCACCGACAACACAAAACGGTCGCGGTTGGGCCAGTCGGGATGCGCCGGGTGATACCGCAGGAACCGGCTCCACAGCGTATACCCCACCGGCGCCAGGCCCATGGGCGTGCCGGGGTGGCCGGAATTGGCCTTCTGCACGGCGTCCATGGCCAGAGTGCGCAGGGTGTTGATGCATTGAGTGTCGACAGTGGTAGCCGCGTGAGTCATGAAACCGGTCTCCCTCGAATGACGATCTATTGTTGAGGGCAGGGCGTCGCAAAGGTTTTGTCCCATCGCCGTTACCGCGACGAACGGGGCGTATTGAGCGCAAACATGACAAGACCGCCAGGAATGGGCTAGCTTCAAGGGCGTAGACCATTGATCAACATGCGGAGGTACGCCATGCCAGTGAAACACGACCTGTATCAGGATTTGGGGTTGAGCAAGGAAGTCGTTCACGAACGCAGGGCGAACGATAAACGCCTGGACTCGCTGCTCACGCAATATGACGCTGCCGACGGGGAGGTGCTCAAGGCGGAATCAGCCAGTGCCAGCGATGAAGATGTTGAGAAACTGAAGAAAAAGCGGCTTCTGATCAAAGATGAAATTGTGGGGCGATTGGGTTAAGCAGTCCCGCAACGACCGTGGCGAGGGGCGGTGCGACGATTCGACTTGCTCCCGATAGCAGTGTGTCAGGCACCGATGCATCAACTGACACGCCCTCGCCACCCACACGCCTTTGCCATTGGAGCGGCGCGGGCATCGGGTTTAGGCCAGCAGTGCGTCCAGGCACGCATCCACCGAGCGTTGCTGCGTTTGCGCATACAACTTCAGCTCATCAATTGTGTTGCGCCCCAGCGCCTGTTCGAACGCCGCCTGGTTCGAATGGGCCGCGTAGTGGCTTTGCGCGCCATCCCCCAGGTTCGACTGGAAGATCCCCGCCGCGCTCACCGGTAGAAAGTCCTCATACACCAACGGCTCTACATCGACGTGGCCGGCGGCGACCAGAGCCTCCAGCGTGCGTGGTTGGTCGGCGTGGCCGCGTGCCGCGAGGCCTTTTGGCGTGGCGAAGTAGCGGAAGTACGCCAGGCCCTGTTCGCGCATGTGTGCGTGGTTGTCGGGGAAGGCCTGGAAGTGCTGCTCCATCAATTGTGTGTAGCGTGCGGCGTTAGCCTCGTTGGGGAATGCGCCCAGTTCGTCGCGGGCGGCGTTCAGCAGTTGGTCGTAGAGGGCGCGGCCCTTGGGCGTCAGCGCGACGCCGCGTTGTTCGATTTCGCCGAAACGTGCGCTGTGGCTGCCTTGGGCGTCGGTGAAGGCGATGGCTTCGTCAAGGGCTTTGAAGCTGGTCTGGCGCAGCAGGATCGGGCACTGGCGGCGCGGCGGGCCTTCGATCACGGCCTTGGGCGTGATGCCTTTGCCGGGCATGGCGGCCTGCACCTGGTCGATGTCCAGGGTGCGCGGAGTCAGATGGTTGATGTGCGGGCCCTTGAACGCGACGACGTCGGCGATCAGGCGGTGCTGGTCGCTCAGTTGCTGGTATTGCGCGGCGGTGACGGTGGCGGCGTGGTGCCAGCGGAAGGTTTCCAGGGCCTCGCGGATAAAGTGCGCGGCGTCCTCGGCATCGAGGCCGCCGTCTGTTTCCGCCTGCCCAATCAGCGCCAGGGCGCCTGGGCTGAAGATCGACCGTTTGGCCAGGGCGGTTTCGGCGAAAGCGCGCAACTCGCGATTTTCGATCAGCTCCAGGCGCAGCAACGAGGTGAACACACGAAACGGGCTGGTTTGCAGCGCATGCTCATGGACCGCGCGAAACGCTGTGGAATGCACCGGCACGCCCGCCGGCGTGAGGTCGTAATAGCCCACCGGCTGCATGCCCATCACTGCGAACAGGCGGCCGATGGTCGCCAGTTCCGCTGCAGTGCCCAGGCGGATGGCACCGTGGCGCTCCCTGTCCAGGCGCTGGATCTCGCCGGTGCGTTGCAGTTGTTGCGCCACACCCGGTTCGCTCTGGAGCACGCGAGTGTTGACCTCGGCCACCAGATCCATCAGCGCGCCGTACAGGGGAACTTCATCTCGGTACATATCGGACATGGCCTTGGAAAAGCCCTTGCGGATCTCGTCGGGGCTCACATGTGCGGTACTTGGCATAGAAAAATTCCTGATGACGGACGTGATAGGTGTGACCGTTTTCTGGATTTTGTTGGGCCCAGGGTGCGCTTGCAAACGAAGATTCCTCTGGACTTCATTCTGCAAATGAATGAGATGACACGAATATGTCAAAAACCGCGCCTGGCAAAACTTCATTTTCGAGCGGTTTTCCTAACTTATTCTTCACGGAGTCCGCCCCGGCCCCCATGAAACAATCGTCACGTTTGTAGGGATGAAAACGCCGTTTCGCACACCTTTTACATAAAAAAATATTCAGGGGCCGTCGTTAATGAAGCTATCTACACTGGCGTTATCCATCACCGCCGCCGTGCTGGCACAGCAGGCTTGCGCGGATGATTTCGGGCTCGGCGCGCTGGGCACGGGCAACGGTCACAGCGGTTTTGTGGAGGACAGTCATGCGTCCGTCAGCTCACGAACCATGTACTACAGCGCAGACAACCGCTCGGGTACCAACAACGACCTGCGCGAAGCCGCAACCGCGCTGCGTTTTGACTACAAATCCGGCTTTACCCAAGGCACGCTCGGCGTCGGTTTCGACGTGATGGCGTTCGGTGCCTTGCGCCTCGATGGCGGCGACGGTCACGCCGCCGGCCCCGGCCTGGCGGGCAACGGCAACAGCTTCTTTCCAACCAGGAACAACGGTACCGAACCTGCCGACTCCTTTGGTCGCGCTGCGGGTAATGTGAAGTTCAGGATTTCCCAGACCGAATTGCACGTCGGTGGTGGCCTGGCACCGGTGTTGCCCATCCTGGTCGCCAACGACAGCCGTGTGGCGCCGCAGACCTTTGACGGCGGCGTTCTGACTTCGAACGACATCCCCAACGTGACCTTCACCGGCGGTGAGCTGAACCGCGTCGAAGGCCGTGCTTCCAGTAACTCCACGGGGTTGAGCGTTGCCGGTGGCCAGCGCGATAGCGACAGCTTCAAATTCGGTGGCGTGGACTACAAACCCTTCGGTTCATCCGACAACAGCCTGGCAAAAAACCTGACGCTGCAGTACTACTACGCGCAGCTGCAGGACTTCTACAAACAGAACTATGTAGGCCTGGTGCACGTGCTGCCGTTGGGCAATGACCAATCGTTCAAGACCGACCTGCGTTACTTCGACAGCACCAGCGACGGCAAGAATGGTTCGAGTGGCTATGCGTTCAACAACAACGGCGGCTATGCCAAGCATGCTGGCGAAGTGGACAACAAAACCTACAGCGCAGCCTTCACTTATCAGTTGGGTGGCAGCAGCCTGATGCTCGGCCACATTGGCGTGGGGGATGACGGTGGCTTCGTCTGGGTCAACCAGGGCAGCCTGGCCGACCCGCACGCGCAAGGCGCCGGCGGCAGCGACTTCTACCTGTTTACCGATGCGGTGGTCGGCCAGTTCTCCCGGGCAGGCGAGCAGGTCAACTTCGGCCAGTATGCCTATGACTTCAAGGCCTACGTACCGGGCCTGAAGGCGTCCGTGGCGTATCTGGACGGCAAGGACATCAAGTCCAATGTCGCCGGTGGCCCCGACCAGAAAGAAAACGAAGCCGACTTCCGCTTGGACTATGTGGTGCAGGCAGGTCCGCTGAAAGGCTTCGGTACCACCTTGCGTACCGGTACCTATCACGGCAAAAACACCGGCACCGCCGACCAGGACCAGACCCGTCTGATCTTCAACTACACCTACGCGATCTTCTAACCGGGCTGCGCCCCACTGTGTAGGTACCCGGCGTTGACGGTGAGCTACCAGCGACGCAAAAAAATGTGGGAGCGGGCATAAGCCCGCTCCCACAGAGATTCAGGGTTGCCCGAGAATCAGGAAGGGAACAACTCGCTCAGCTTCATCGCCAGCATCATGTCGCCTTCGGTGCGCAGCTTGCCGCCCATGAAGGCCTGCATGCCGTCGGTGGAACCGTCGACGATGCCTTCCAGGGTTTCGCTGTCCATGACCAGGGTCACTTGGGCGTCCGGGTTTTCGCCTTCTTGCAGCTCGCAGGTCTTGTCTTTGACAACCAGGGAAAAATTCTTGGTGTCGTCAATGCGGAAACCGAATACCAGGTCCAGGCCTTCGGCAGCGCTTGGGTTGAATTTGGCTTTCATTGCTTCTACGGCTTTAGCTACGTCAGTCATGGTTTCGATCCTTTGGGGTAGAGTCCAGTGACCCTGGGGTCACGGTTGGCCGCAATTCACCGGAAGGTGATGAGCTGCGGCGCCTTCAACAGTTGCAAGTGGGTATGGCTGTTGAAGGAAGCCAGTGCCACCTCGCGACCGCGGAATTTCAGCTGGTTGAGCGAGGTGTTAACAATTTGCCAGTTCAGCTCGAAGGCCTGGGCGGCAGGCATTCGGGTCATCAGGTGGAGCAGGGCGGTGATGGTGCCGCCCGAGGTGAACACGGCGACTTTGTGCGAATTGTCCGCTGCCTCGAGAATACGTTGCAGGCCGCCTTGAACGCGCTCGACGAACCCCTGCCAGCTTTCCAGCCCTGGCGGATCATAGGTGCCGGCCAGCCAGCGCTCGATGATCAGGGCGAAGATGCGCTGGAATTCGCTGCGGTTTTGCGCGCCGTTACGCAGGATGTGCATCGCGTTGGGTTCGGCGCCGAGCAGGTCAGGGAGCAACCCGCGAATAATGGCCTCACCGTCGAATTCATTGAAGGCGACGTCGGTTTCCAGCGGCGGGACCGGCAGGCCCCGGGCGCTGTATTGATCGAACGTAGCGCTGGCGGTGTGCTGTTGGCGGCGCAGGTCGCCGGCTATGCAGCGGTCGAATACCAGGCCCATGTCGGCCAGGTGGCGACCGAGGACTTGGGCTTGTTCCACGCCGAGGGGCGACAGCACGTCGTAATCGTCTGCACCGAAGGAGGCCTGGCCATGTCGAATCAGATAGATGCTGCCCACGTCCGTTTTCCCGGTACGTTGAAAGTCTGGCGAGGTTATGAGGATGCCAGGGAGCTGTCAATGAAAAAACATACGCTTGTTTTAAAAGGCTGTTGGAGTGCTGGGTTGCTGGCGGTTTGATCACTGGCCCGAACGCCTGGCCGCCGGTATGCTGGGACAATCCGCGCCTGGCGCACTGCACTTGTAAGGAGCAACATGGATTTCCTGGCCGAATACGCGAGCTTTCTGGCGAAGACCGTCACCCTGGTGGTCGCTATTCTGGTGGTACTGATCAGCTTCGCGGCATTGCGCAGCAAAGGTCGTCGCAAATCCGCCGGCCAATTGCAGGTCAGCAAGCTCAATGATTTCTACAAAGGCCTGCGTGAACGCCTGGAATCGACCCTGCTCGACAAGGACCAACTCAAGGCCTTGCGCAAGTCCGAAAGCAAAACCGAAAAGAAGAACAGCAAGCATAAACCCGAGGCCAAGCCACGGGTGTTCGTGCTGGATTTTGACGGCGACATCAAGGCCTCGGCCACCGAAAGCCTGCGCCACGAGATCACCGCGCTGCTGAGCCTGGCCACGCCCAAGGATGAAGTGGTGCTGCGCCTTGAAAGCGGCGGCGGCATGGTCCACAGCTACGGCCTGGCGTCCTCGCAACTGGCGCGTATCCGCCAGGCGGGCGTGCCGTTGACCGTGTGCATCGACAAGGTAGCGGCCAGCGGCGGCTACATGATGGCGTGCATCGGCGAGAAGATCATCAGCGCACCGTTCGCCATCCTCGGCTCCATCGGCGTAGTGGCGCAGTTGCCCAATGTGAACCGCCTGCTGAAAAAGCACGACATCGACTTTGAAGTGCTGACCGCCGGTGAATACAAGCGCACCCTCACGGTATTCGGCGAAAACACCGAAAAAGGCCGCGAGAAGTTCCAGGAAGACCTGGACATCACCCATCAGTTGTTCAAGAACTTCGTGTCGCGCTATCGCCCCCAATTGGCGATTGATGAGGTCGCGACCGGGGAAGTGTGGCTGGGTGTTGCGGCGCTCGACAAACAACTGGTCGACGAACTGCAGACCAGCGACGAATACCTGGCCACCAAGGCCAAGACCGCCGAGGTGTTCCACCTGCACTATGCCGAGCGTAAAAGCCTGCAGGAGCGCGTGGGCCTGGCGGCCAGCGGTTCGGTGGACCGCGTGCTGCTGACCTGGTGGAGCCGCTTGACCCAGCAGCGCTTCTGGTAACCTAAAACTGAAATCCAGGTAATCCCTTGTGGGAGCGGGCTTGCGGCCCTGTCAGGTCAAGCGGGGCTGGATAGAGTCCGCCAACCGCGTAAGGATCAGGCAGCACGACACCGCTCCGGCATCCAGCACGCCCAGTGAACGTTCGCCCAGGCGACTGGCGCGGCCGATCTTCGCTACCAGGTCCTTGGTCGAATCGCGGCCCTGGGACGCGGCGGCTTTCATCGCGTCCAGCGCGCCGTTGAAGGTCACCCCCGAGGCATGTGCCTGTTCAAAGGCTTCCACTGCCGGGATCAAGGTGTCCATCAGGCACTTGTCGCCTACACCGGCCTCGGTAATGTCTTGAAGCGATGTCAGCCCGCCGCGCAGCAGGTCAGCGAAGGTGGCGGCATCGATGTCTTCGCTGCCCCGCACTTCATCGGCCATGCCGATGAACAGGCTGCCATACAACGGGCCCATAGAGCCGCCGATGCCTTCCATCAGGCTCAGGGTCAGTTCATCCAGTGCTTCGGCGAGGGTCAACTGCCGGCCTTCGATCGTGCGCCCGCAATGGGCGAAACCCTTGGCCATATTGATGCCGTGGTCGCCGTCGCCAATGGCGCCGTCGACCTCGCTGAGGTACTCACGGTTGGCCGTGATCACGCTGACCAGGTCGGCGACGATGGCGCTGCCCTCGTGGGTGGAAAAATGCTGGCTCATGGTTCAGTCCGCCTGGGTCATGCCGATGGAGCGGCAGGGTTGGTCGATGAGGGTTTTGAGTTCGGCATCGAGGCC
This region of Pseudomonas asgharzadehiana genomic DNA includes:
- the tkt gene encoding transketolase; this encodes MTHAATTVDTQCINTLRTLAMDAVQKANSGHPGTPMGLAPVGYTLWSRFLRYHPAHPDWPNRDRFVLSVGHASMLLYSLLHLAGVVEIDAQGQRTGQPAISLDDIKQFRQADSKTPGHPEYRMTTGVETTTGPLGQGCANSVGMAMAERWLAERFNRDGQVLFDYNVYTLCGDGDMMEGISSEAASMAGHLKLDNLCWIYDNNTISIEGHTELAFSEDVIKRFQAYGWHTLHVADANDLQALSEALETFQANTGAPTLIVVDSVIGYGSPHKHNTAAAHGEPLGDEEIRLTKAAYGWPQDSSFLVPDEARTVLRDALQARAEPLYQQWNRTLAALDPQLADELRRMRAGEMPAQWQADLPGYAADAKGVASRAAGGEVLNAFARQIPWLIGGSADLSPSTKTHLTFDGAGRFSADDYRGRNLHFGIREHAMGAIANGMALSYLRPYTSTFLVFSDYMKPPIRLAAIMELPVVFVFTHDSIGVGEDGPTHQPIEHLTQLRATPGLLTLRPGDANETLELWRVALAQTHRPSCVVLSRQPLPTLDRTKYAAATGAAKGAYVLAGANKPEVVLIGTGSEVSLAVAAYEQLTNEGVAAQLVSMPSWELFEEQDQAYRDSVLPPAVKARVVVEQAGPLGWDRYVGQTGAKVVMNSFGASAPLAKLQEKFGFTVEHVVKQAKAQIQLNQH
- the uvrA gene encoding excinuclease ABC subunit UvrA, producing MTSPRNIPSITAQRPGFVRVRGAREHNLRNVDVDIPRDALVVFTGVSGSGKSSLAFSTVYAEAQRRYFESVAPYARRLIDQVGVPDVDSIEGLPPAVALQQQRGTPSARSSVGSVTTLSSLIRMLYSRAGSYPPGQAMLYAEDFSPNLPQGACPQCHGLGRVYEVTEALMVPDPSLTIRQRAVASWPLAWQGQNLRDILVTLGYDVDTPWRDLPKKHRDWILFTEETPTVPVYAGFTPQQTRDALKRKLEPSYQGTFSGARRYILHTFTHTQSALMKKRVAQFMQGSACPLCEGKRLTRAALSVKFAGVDIGELSQLSLAQLAELLRPVAAGQDTMKLSVEKRLAAQRIAQDLLERVSTLTELGLGYLSLERSTPTLSSGELQRLRLATQLGSQLFGVIYVLDEPSAGLHPADGEALFTALERLKAAGNSLFVVEHDLETMRRADWLIDVGPAAGEQGGQVLYSGPPAGLVDVQASQTRDYLFAEPRPSNQARREPRHLLKLAGVTRNNLHDLSVEFPLGCFTAVTGISGSGKSSLVSQALLELVGAGLGRVVDNDEEQSLEDDAPQPLGGRISSGLEHIRRLVQVDQKPIGRTPRSNLATYTGLFDNVRKLFAATPAAKKHQYDAGQFSFNVAKGRCPNCEGEGFVSVELLFMPSVYAPCPTCHGARYNPETLAIKWQGLSIAQVLGLTVEQAVEVFAEQPGVLRSLQVLRDIGLGYLRLGQPATELSGGEAQRIKLATELQRNARGATLYVLDEPTTGLHPRDVDRLLSQLNHLVDAGHTVVVVEHEMRVVAQSDWVIDIGPGAGDLGGKVVASGTPQKVARSKKSRTAPFLARALT
- a CDS encoding ATP-binding protein: MQFLSNSHGCEGWAGEMAQRIRGFDWSKTDLGPIDQWSTSLACTVQMMLASPVPMVMLWGRLGHMIYNDSYSAFAGGRHPYLLGTPVELGWPEVADFNRHVVDTCLAGGTLSFNNKDLVLLRNGQPETVWLDLYYSPVAGDDQQPAGVLAIVVETTELVKSEQVRQELTHNLEQRVAAEVQARSTAEEQLRQSQKLEAIGGLTGGVAHDFNNLLQVIAGNLHLLARHEPDNPQVQRRVSAAIAAVERGAKLSTQLLAFARRQPLSPAVYNPLRIYENLGELLQRALGETIRIDVQLPRDPWRIHVDRNQLENALLNLAINARDAMKGEGVIRISGENIILNPDDCIGKSISPGEYVRLAVSDTGVGMSPAIQAKVFEPFFTTKRDGHGTGLGLSMVFGFVRQSGGHVDVCSAEGKGTLVQLYFPRNLGEERPETSAEPLAPEGGQETILVVEDNEGVRLTVVEVLEQSGYTVLTAEDGDQAMLKLKDGLQPDLIFTDVVMPGRVKSTDLAQWARGQTPPVPVLFTSGHTRDILSSNHLLSRDIHLLSKPYSPEALTLRVRRVLTARQG